A stretch of Zootoca vivipara chromosome 13, rZooViv1.1, whole genome shotgun sequence DNA encodes these proteins:
- the LOC118095498 gene encoding galactoside alpha-(1,2)-fucosyltransferase 2-like encodes MDLPRRCSFSQPALFLFLFFFGLLSLSSFLHLYDKMPYQRWKSSIKNASNFSGKGHPASLIITTTTSSRSSSKIIDSGIWTVNSAGRFGNQIGEYATLYALAKMNGHQAYIHPTMHQYLSPMFRITLPVIHAEVEKKIHWKKFPLHNWMSEDYKHIKGKYIRLTGYPFSYTFYHHIRQEILQQFSFHDHIKEEANQYLQELRGQRQEVTYVGVHVRRGDYVYVMPSWKGVVADRGYLEKAMNYFRKKYRNPIFVVTSNGMEWCKKNINASRGDVYFSGDGRESSPGRDFALLAHCNHTIMTIGTFGLWASYLAGGETVYLANYTLPDSPVRKRFKPSAVFLPEWIGIPADLSPLLSKNPSQVQKREA; translated from the coding sequence ATGGATCTCCCACGAAGATGTTCCTTCAGCCAAcctgccctcttcctcttcctcttctttttcggTCTCCTGTCCCTCTCTTCATTCTTGCACCTGTATGACAAGATGCCATATCAGCGGTGGAAGAGCAGCATCAAGAATGCATCCAATTTCTCAGGGAAGGGACATCCTGCCTctctcatcatcaccaccaccacttcgtCCAGGTCATCTTCTAAGATCATAGATAGCGGCATATGGACAGTGAACTCTGCTGGCCGTTTTGGGAACCAGATAGGGGAATATGCCACCCTCTATGCCTTAGCCAAGATGAATGGACATCAGGCATATATTCATCCCACCATGCACCAGTACCTGTCACCAATGTTCCGAATCACTTTACCAGTGATCCATGCTGAAGTGGAGAAAAAGATCCACTGGAAGAAATTCCCTCTGCATAATTGGATGTCAGAGGATTATAAACACATCAAAGGCAAGTACATCCGGCTGACGGGCTACCCATTTTCTTACACCTTTTATCACCATATACGCCAAGAGATACTTCAGCAGTTCTCCTTCCATGACCACATCAAGGAAGAAGCCAATCAATATCTTCAGGAGCTACGGGGGCAGCGCCAGGAGGTGACATATGTTGGAGTGCATGTCCGCAGAGGGGATTATGTCTATGTGATGCCCAGCTGGAAAGGTGTGGTGGCTGACAGAGGATATTTGGAGAAAGCCATGAACTATTTTAGAAAGAAGTACCGCAATCCCATCTTTGTGGTGACCAGCAATGGGATGGAGTGGTGTAAGAAAAACATTAATGCCTCCAGAGGGGATGTTTATTTTTCTGGGGATGGGCGGGAGTCCTCTCCAGGGAGGGATTTTGCTCTCCTTGCTCATTGCAACCACACAATAATGACGATAGGCACTTTTGGACTCTGGGCCAGCTACCTGGCTGGCGGGGAGACCGTCTACTTGGCCAACTACACCCTCCCAGACTCTCCCGTCCGCAAGCGCTTCAAGCCCTCAGCAGTGTTTTTGCCCGAATGGATTGGAATCCCAGCAGACCTCTCCCCTCTGCTGTCCAAGAATCCTTCTCAAGTCCAGAAGCGAGAAGCTTGA